From one Triticum aestivum cultivar Chinese Spring chromosome 4B, IWGSC CS RefSeq v2.1, whole genome shotgun sequence genomic stretch:
- the LOC123093449 gene encoding alcohol dehydrogenase-like 7 isoform X1, producing MADQSLAAPIRCKAAVSRAKGAPLVIEDIVVDPPKAYEIRMKVICTSLCHTDITFWRGKEDFPLPPVFPRILGHEAYGVVESLGEHVEGFAVGDTVVPTFLGQCDSCGGCASAGSNMCSALPFVVGPGMRRDGTTRFRDSQGEPLHDFLAVSSFSQYTVVDVNQVVKVDPAVPPKLACLLGCGAGTGVGAAWKLAKVQPGSSVVIFGLGAVGLSVAQGAKMCGAKKIIGVDLNPDKEELGKKIRRDRFREPVKTRREPTQPGDHRDDRRRRRLLLRVHRRRVRHDRGVQKRQAGERQDGDPGVGEGREADQPAVHRVPLRQVRHGVALRGHQAQDRHPHPRREMLEQGAGAGEADHARSGPAGDKHGLRPAPAGEEPQVHHLDGQAGGVKKHGGKCWSGDGRCSDRIKLLLVSLIKLLLVFIHPCC from the exons ATGGCGGATCAGAGCCTCGCCGCCCCCATCCGTTGCAAAG CGGCGGTGAGCAGAGCCAAGGGCGCGCCGCTCGTCATCGAGGACATCGTCGTGGATCCGCCCAAGGCGTACGAGATCCGCATGAAGGTCATCTGCACCTCCCTCTGCCACACCGACATCACCTTCTGGCGCGGCAAG GAAGACTTCCCGCTCCCGCCCGTGTTCCCAAGGATCTTAGGCCACGAGGCGTACGG GGTGGTGGAGAGCCTCGGGGAGCACGTGGAGGGGTTCGCGGTGGGGGACACGGTGGTGCCGACGTTCCTGGGGCAGTGCGACTCCTGCGGCGGCTGCGCGTCGGCGGGGAGCAACATGTGCTCCGCGCTGCCGTTCGTCGTCGGCCCCGGGATGCGCCGCGACGGCACCACCCGCTTCAGGGACAGCCAGGGGGAGCCGCTGCACGACTTCCTCGCCGTGTCCAGCTTCAGCCAGTACACCGTCGTCGACGTCAACCAGGTCGTCAAGGTCGACCCCGCGGTGCCGCCCAAACTCGCCTGCCTCCTCGGCTGCGGCGCCGGCACCG GGGTCGGAGCTGCGTGGAAGTTGGCCAAGGTGCAGCCAGGATCGTCGGTGGTCATCTTCGGGCTGGGAGCGGTGGGATTGTCG GTGGCGCAAGGTGCGAAGATGTGCGGAGCCAAGAAGATCATCGGTGTTGATCTGAACCCTGACAAAGAAGAACTCGGCA AAAAAATTCGGCGTGACAGATTTCGTGAACCCGTCAAAACTCGGCGAGAGCCCACTCAGCCAG GTGATCATCGAGAtgaccggcggcggcgccgactACTGCTTCGAGTGCATCGGCGCCGCGTCCGTCATGACCGAGGCGTTCAGAAGCGCCAAGCAG GGGAACGGCAAGACGGTGATCCTGGGGTTGGAGAAGGACGGGAAGCCGATCAGCCTGCCGTCCATCGAGTTCCTCTTCGGCAAGTGCGTCATGGGGTCGCTCTTCGGGGGCATCAAGCCCAAGACCGACATCCCCATCCTCGCCGAGAAATGCTTGAACAAG GAGCTGGAGCTGGAGAAGCTGATCACGCACGAAGTGGGCCTGCAGGAGATAAACACGGCCTTCGACCTGCTCCTGCAGGGGAAGAGCCTCAGGTGCATCATCTGGATGGACAAGCTGGAGGCGTGAAGAAACATGGGGGAAAATGTTGGTCAGGAGATGGCCGATGCAGCGACcgaataaaactgttgcttgttTCCCTAATAAAATTGTTGCTTGTGTTTATTCACCCGTGTTGCTAG
- the LOC123093449 gene encoding alcohol dehydrogenase-like 2 isoform X2 has translation MADQSLAAPIRCKAAVSRAKGAPLVIEDIVVDPPKAYEIRMKVICTSLCHTDITFWRGKEDFPLPPVFPRILGHEAYGVVESLGEHVEGFAVGDTVVPTFLGQCDSCGGCASAGSNMCSALPFVVGPGMRRDGTTRFRDSQGEPLHDFLAVSSFSQYTVVDVNQVVKVDPAVPPKLACLLGCGAGTGVGAAWKLAKVQPGSSVVIFGLGAVGLSVAQGAKMCGAKKIIGVDLNPDKEELGKKFGVTDFVNPSKLGESPLSQVIIEMTGGGADYCFECIGAASVMTEAFRSAKQGNGKTVILGLEKDGKPISLPSIEFLFGKCVMGSLFGGIKPKTDIPILAEKCLNKELELEKLITHEVGLQEINTAFDLLLQGKSLRCIIWMDKLEA, from the exons ATGGCGGATCAGAGCCTCGCCGCCCCCATCCGTTGCAAAG CGGCGGTGAGCAGAGCCAAGGGCGCGCCGCTCGTCATCGAGGACATCGTCGTGGATCCGCCCAAGGCGTACGAGATCCGCATGAAGGTCATCTGCACCTCCCTCTGCCACACCGACATCACCTTCTGGCGCGGCAAG GAAGACTTCCCGCTCCCGCCCGTGTTCCCAAGGATCTTAGGCCACGAGGCGTACGG GGTGGTGGAGAGCCTCGGGGAGCACGTGGAGGGGTTCGCGGTGGGGGACACGGTGGTGCCGACGTTCCTGGGGCAGTGCGACTCCTGCGGCGGCTGCGCGTCGGCGGGGAGCAACATGTGCTCCGCGCTGCCGTTCGTCGTCGGCCCCGGGATGCGCCGCGACGGCACCACCCGCTTCAGGGACAGCCAGGGGGAGCCGCTGCACGACTTCCTCGCCGTGTCCAGCTTCAGCCAGTACACCGTCGTCGACGTCAACCAGGTCGTCAAGGTCGACCCCGCGGTGCCGCCCAAACTCGCCTGCCTCCTCGGCTGCGGCGCCGGCACCG GGGTCGGAGCTGCGTGGAAGTTGGCCAAGGTGCAGCCAGGATCGTCGGTGGTCATCTTCGGGCTGGGAGCGGTGGGATTGTCG GTGGCGCAAGGTGCGAAGATGTGCGGAGCCAAGAAGATCATCGGTGTTGATCTGAACCCTGACAAAGAAGAACTCG GCAAAAAATTCGGCGTGACAGATTTCGTGAACCCGTCAAAACTCGGCGAGAGCCCACTCAGCCAG GTGATCATCGAGAtgaccggcggcggcgccgactACTGCTTCGAGTGCATCGGCGCCGCGTCCGTCATGACCGAGGCGTTCAGAAGCGCCAAGCAG GGGAACGGCAAGACGGTGATCCTGGGGTTGGAGAAGGACGGGAAGCCGATCAGCCTGCCGTCCATCGAGTTCCTCTTCGGCAAGTGCGTCATGGGGTCGCTCTTCGGGGGCATCAAGCCCAAGACCGACATCCCCATCCTCGCCGAGAAATGCTTGAACAAG GAGCTGGAGCTGGAGAAGCTGATCACGCACGAAGTGGGCCTGCAGGAGATAAACACGGCCTTCGACCTGCTCCTGCAGGGGAAGAGCCTCAGGTGCATCATCTGGATGGACAAGCTGGAGGCGTGA